Below is a genomic region from Sulfitobacter sp. OXR-159.
GGTTTGGTGATCGGACGCCGGTAGGAATGCGCGCCGGAGCGGTAAGTCTTGGTCAGCTGAAACGCCGCCCGAACCCCGTCCCCATAACCGAGGCTCTGGTCGTCAAAGGCCACCGAAAGCGCCGTCTTGCCCGTTTTATAGTCGGCCCAGTCCTTCCAGCGAAACCCGTACATCTGCCCCAGTCGCGCTTCGAAAAAAGCAATCAGCAACTGAAGGTCATCGATAGAACGCATCCCCAGCCCCGCATCATAGACCCGCCGAGAATGGGCCCAAGGCGTGTTGCGTTCCTCATGGCCATTGGCCAGCGTGACCACATCCGTCTGCCGCTGCGGCCCCCCGACTGATCCAAAGCTCAGCGAGGGCGGAAATCTGACATCGTGAAATTGCATGATCTGCTCCTTTAACCGCCGCGCGGCTTATCGGTTGCGGTTGCCCGAGCTAAGAGCGCGGCTTAGTTGAGCGGCAATCTGGCTTTGGCTGCGCTGAAACCCCTGCACATCGGGCGTGGTGATGTTCATCACGATGGTGGTCGCCCCCCCGCCATTGCCGCGCACCCCCAGCTTGCCATCCGGCCCCCGCGTCAGCGGCATGATCGCCTCTGGCCCGGCCTCTCCCATCAGCCCCGTGCCGCCGCGCATGGGAAACGCGGTGACCGAAGTCACCACCCCGCCCTGCGCAAACGGCATGACCTTGCCTTGGGAAAAGGGCGCGCCATTCGCGAAGGGCAAAATGCCTTCCACAACACTGCCCACCCCCTCGCCGATCAGCCCGCCGAAGTGATCCGTCACCGGGCGCATCGCGGCGTTGTAGGTCGTACGGATCATCGATTGCGCCAAGTCGCTCAGCGCGTCCGACAGTTTGGCGCCGTCAAAAACTACCCCGTCGAACGCCCGGCGCAGCCCACGGCTCAGCCCTTTTTCGAGGGTCGCCACATCTTTGCCCGTCGCGGAAAGCGCACTGCGCATGCGCCGCAACTCACCGCCGAACCCGGCAACCAAACCGCTGGTTTGAGCCAGCGTCTCATTCAGCCCGTCAGCGCGGCTCTCAAGGTTCTCGAAATCATCAAAGTCAGCCATCATCGGCCCCTTTCATCTCGTCTGGATAGGCGGCCATCAGCGCGGCGAGGCCCTCGCTCAGCAGCGGCGCTGCCGCGGACGGTGGGCCCAGCATCAACTGCAACTCCGCCGGCGTCAGCGCCCAGAATTGTTCCGGCGGCAGGCGCAATCGCGACAGGCCCACCCGCAGCAGGGCGGGCCAGTCAAAGCCCTGCGCCGTGCTCACGCGTGCACCGTAAAGGCCCGCGCCAGCAATTCCGCCGCCGCTCGTGCCGCCGCCATCGGCCCGCCCTCAATCTGTGCATGTTCAAGCGTTGCGGCATCCATCACCGCTCCGCCCCCGCGCAGCCCGGCAAGCAGCAGGGCCAGTACATCACGGCTGGAAAAGCGATTGCTTTCAAACCGCTCCACCAAGGCGACAAGGCTGTCGGCCTCCAACGTCGCCTCCAACTCGGCCAAGGCGCCAAGGGTCAGCCGCGCCTGATGCCGCTTGCCATCGATCACCAGGCTCACCTCGCCGCGCCATGGGTTTGCCATGCTCACACCACCACATCGGGGGTAAAGACTAACTCCCCTGCAGATTGCAGGCTCAACTCAAACGTGGCCTCCCCATTCAGCGACCCCGCGTATTCCAGGGCGGAGACCTGAAACGGCCCCTGCACCACACCGAAATCCGGGATGATGACCTGAAAATCCGGCGTCAGCCCGTTAAAGAACAGCTGCCGAGCCCGTTCATCCGTGCCCGCATCGCGAAACACCCCCGAGCCGCTGATCGCAGCCGAGCGCACCCCCGCGCCCGCCAGCAACTCCCGCCAGCCCCCGCTTGAATCGAGCGAGGTCACATCCACCGTTTCGGCGTTGAAACTCACCCGCTTGGCCCTCAGCCCGGCGATCGTCTCGAACTGACCATCGCTGGTCATATCCACTTTGACCAAAAGGTCTTTGCCCGCTTGCACTGCCATCTCTATCTCCTCGCACCAATCTAGAATCTGAAGTCTTACGCATCCGCGACCCGGGCGCGGAATTGCAGGTCGATCTGCCGCCCTGCGGCCCCGTCGATCCGCCGTGCCGTCGCTTTGAGAAAGGCCATATCCACCACATGCCCGCGGCTAAGCGTCGGCTGCGCCCCATGCAGCAAATCGCAGATCAACGCCGCGCAGCCCTTCGCCATGCTGAACCCCGGCGCGCTGGTGATCACCGACAGGGTCAGGCGGTGCTCCGCGCCCGCGCCCTCGGGGTCCGAGAGATCCTTCGCCACCTCTTGGCCCAGCAGAACGTAGGTCTCGGGCAAGCTCCCCCCCGGCACCGCGTCATAGACCGCATCGCCGATCATGGCCGTGAGCCCCGGATCACTCTGCAACAGGTCATATACCGCCGCCTGCAAGGCCCCTGAAAGCGCGTAGGTCATACCGCCACCTCCTCATCGGCAAAGCAGGTCAGATACCGCCCGCCCGCATCGCCCTCGGCCACCGCCCGGATCACGAAAACCCGCGTGCCTTCCCGAAACCGCTGATCCGGCGTCGGCCTGTCGGGCGCGCCCTGCGGTGCCGCGCGGACCGTGATCTTGAGCCCCATCCGGCTGACGGCCACCCCGCCTGCGGTGGTTTCCCGCCCCGTCCGCGCGCGAACCTCTGCCCAAAGGGTGCCCAAAGTCTGCCAGACTTCGGTATGCCCCCCCGCGCCATCGCTCACCCGTTCTGGGGCTTCCAAGGCCAGCGGGCGGTTCAAATGCGGGCGGCTCATGCCGCACCACCAAAGCCGACACGTACGCGGCGGTAGCGCTCGATCAGGCTGCTGACACCAAAGGGCATGCACCCTTCGCCAAGCGCCGTATCGTCGCGGTATTCGTAGTAATGTGCCGCCAGCAGCATCACCCCTTGGGCCAAATCATCCGGCAGCCCGGCCCAATCGGCGGCCATGCCTGCGTCGAAACTGATCAGCGCGGCCCCGGCACTCGGGATGCGGGGCAAGGCGGCTGTGCTAGCGCGCAACCGCGGCGCTTGCGCATCGCGCTCCAGCCAATAGCGGTCGGGGTCAACCAGCGTCTCTGCCCCATCACGCGCGACCAATGCCACCCGCGCGACCTCCTGCACGGGCGCCACCGGCAAAACCTGCGCCGCCGCATCGCGCCAAAAGGTCAGCGACAGGGCAAAACGCCGGGTGATCAACACCTTCCCCGTCCGCGCCTCCACCGCCGCGATTGCCGCACGCAGGAAACTGCGCAGCACCGGATCCTGAAGGCCGTCCTGCCCAAAACCGCTGCCAAGGCGCAGATGCATTCTGAAGGCCTCAACCGGCAAGACCGCATCCGGCACATTTGTCTCTTCGATCAACATCATCGAACGTCTCCAAAATTCGCTCCCTCGCCCCATGGGCCATGCGCTTATTCCCGGACGCGCACCGGTTGTATTGCTCGGTCGGAGGGGAGCAGCTAGACAATACAACCTTTCAGGCGCACGTCCGGACCGGGGCCAAGTTGCCCCGGCCCCGGCTTCGGCACCGGCTTACGCCAGGCCGAATTTCATCAGCTTGATCGCCGCGAAATCGCTCACGTCACCGCCGACACGTTTGGTCGCATAGAACAGCACATGCGGCTTGGCGCTGAAGGGATCGCGCAGGATCCGCAGATCGGGGCGCTCAGCCACCGTGTACCCGGCCGAGAAGTCACCAAATGCGATAGCCATCGCATCCGTCGCCGGGTCGGGCATATCCTCGGCCACCAGCACCGGATATCCCATCAACCGCGCAGGCTCTCCCGCGGCCAGCCCATCCGACCACAGAAAGCGCCCGTCGGTGTCTTTCAACTTGCGCACCTTGGCCGTGGTCTTGGAGTTCATCACGAAGACCGCGTTCTTGCGGTAAGCCGCGCCAAGGGCGTAGACCAATTCAATGATCGCATCCGCCTCGGGATTGGCGTTGGTGCCGCTGGGGACATAGCCCAGATTGCCCCAGCTCCAGACGTCGTTATCGACCGCCGGATGGCTCAAAAAACCGGTCGGCTTGTCGATCCCATCACCGCTGACAAAGGCCGCCGCTTCGGCCCGTGCGAATTTGTCGGCGATGCGGCCCGCGAGCCAGCCTTCGATATCAAAGGCGCTGTCGTCCAGCAGCCGTTGGCTCGCCTTGGGCAGCGCACTCAACTCATGCAGCGGCACGGTGATCCGGTCGATCTGCGGCGTGTCCGTCTCGGCCTGCCCACCACTTTCGGTGGCCCAGCCCGCCCCCACATCGGCGTGATCGACCAGCACGTCATAAGACGTGGCCTCGACCTGCACCACCGCCGCAATCGCGCGGATCGATGCGCCCGAATTCAGCACAGACTGCACCCGCTCCGATGTCTGCGGATCCACCAGATAGCCGCCATCCGAGTTCACCGCCGTCGACATCGATTTGCCGTCCAGTTCCAGCCCCCGCAGCCCATCGTCATCGCCATTGCGCAGATAGGCATCAAAGGCTTTCTTATGCGGTGCATCTTGCTCAATCGCGCCGCCCAAAGGGCTGCGGGCAGGCAGGGTCATCTTGCGGTCCATCATGGCAATTCGCTCTTCTGATTGTTGAAGTTTCGTATTGATCTCGGCCCGAAAGCCGTTGAAGTCACTGACAAAACCGCTCACGGCCTGCCGCACTTCCTCCGCCGGGGACAGGTCTGCGCCCGCCTTTGTGCTCATCTCGCTCTTGGTCATTTCTTTTCCTCTGATCTTGCTCAGTCAAACTCAGGCTCAGCCGCGCGCCATATCGCGCCGCGCCGCGTCAAAGGCCGCCGCCATGTCCCGCAGAACATCACCCACAGCCTTGAAATCCCCCTTGGCCCCCACCCGCGCCGAGGGCAGCATCGGAAAGGTCACCAAAGACACCTCCCAAAGCTCCAACTCCGTCAGCAGCCGTTGCCCCTTGGTATTCTTGCCCGCCTTCACGGTGCGGTAGCCGATGCTGAGCCCGTCGATGGCTCCTGCCTCAATCAGCGCGGCCGCTTCCCGCCCCTTGGCAACACTGCTCAGGATGCGCCCCTTGACCCACAGGCCCCGGCCATCCTCATGCACCTCATCCCAGACCCCGATGGGCTGGGCAGGATCATGCTGCCACAGCATTTTGACGCTGCGCCCGGCCTTCGTGACTTGGGCAAGGCTCGCCGCATAGGCACCGGCTTCCACCACGTCGCCCCCCTGATCCACCGCGCCGAAAAGGCTGGCGTAGCCGCTGATCTCCAGCCCGCCTTCCACCTCAGCCACCGTGCCGAAACGGGCGAACTTATGTTCCAAAGCGGCCCCAGCACACAGACCTTCCTCGTTCTCCGGCAAAGCGCCGGAGTTAATAATCGGATAACCCATTGTTATTTCCTCTTTTTCAGCCCGCTACGGCGCCACCACCAGAAAGGATTGGACCGCCTGTGCCAAAATCACCGCGACCACGCCGTAAACCGTCAACCACAAGCGCCGTTCCAGCCGCTCCATCATCTGCTCAATCCGGTCCAGCCGCTTTTGCATGTTCTCGCGGTGCACCGCGCTCAGCGTCTCATGCGCCTGAAGCCGCAAGCCCGGCGCGCATTCGAACCGCTCGATCTCGCGCAACTCAGGCATCATTCGCCACCGCAGGCAGCCCCAACAGGGCGCGCTTTTCCGCATCGCTCAAGAACGCCGCTGCCGAGACCCGCGACCATTGCGCATCCCTCTCGGCCGCCAAGGCCGGCACTTGGTCTAAGTCCGGCTTCAAACTCACCGCCTCACCCAAGTATCCGCTTAACCACTCCGCCAGCGCAGCCGTCACACGTGTCGCCAGGGGCAGAACGGTCAGACGATAGAACGCCCGATGCGCCTCTTGATAGTTGGCATAGGTCGCATCCCCCTGCACCCCAATCAGCATCGGCGGCACCCCAAAGGCCAGCGCAATCTCCCGCGCCGCACTCTCCTTGGTCTTCTGAAATTCCATGTCCGAGGGCGAAAACCCCATCGGTTTCCAGTCAAGCCCACCTTCCAGCAACATCGGTCGCCCCGCATTGCGCGCGCCCTGATGATGGCTCTCCATTTCGCTCACTAGCCGATCATACTGATCCTCACTCAGCTTGCCCTGCCCCTCGGCCCCGCGATAGACAATCGCCCCCGAGGGCCGCGCCGCGTTATCCAGCAGCGCCTTCGACCAACGGCTCGCGGCGTTATGCACATCCATCGCCATCGCCGCCGCCTGCATCGGGCTAAAGCCATAGTGATCGTCCTGCGGGTGAAAATTCCGAATATGACAAACCGGCGTCACCGTCCCGCTGGCGTCAAAGCGATGCTTGCGCCCGCCCACCGCATATTCGTAAGCCACCGGCCAACCATCCGCCCCCGGCACCACGCTCATCCGATCTGAGCGCAGCACATGCAGCTCGACCGGCACCCCCCCCTCGCCGCCCACCGCTTCGACATAGCCATCGCCGCTCAACAGCATCTGGCCATACAGCGCCTCAAGCAACTCTGCCCGGCCTTGCCCCGCATTCGGGCGGCGCATCAATTCCATCAGCGGGTGTTCGTCAAAGCGCCGCGCCGCATCCTGCACGACCAGCGGCAAGGCCGCCGCCGCCTCGGCAATCAACTTGACCGACCGAAACCCCACTGGATTGCCGCAAAAGCCCGAGCGCGTCAGGCTCACACTGTCCCGCGGGCTCCAGGCGACACGACCAGAGGTTTGATAGGCCACGACCGGCCCGGTCGCCGAAGCCTTCTGCTCAACCGTCTCAGCCGCGCCGCGCCGTAGAAAATCGAATACCATCTGTCGCTCCTCATTCTGCTCGGCCTTGGCAGCGGCCTGTGCCCCATGCTGCTCGGCGTTGTCAGACTTTCTCAATTAAGTCTTAACGGCCGGGTAACCGACCGCACGCTCCCCTGCGCAACGCCCGCCTTACAGGCTCCGCACCCCCGGGCTGCGCCACTGCGATGCAGGCTCGATCATCAGCTCATGCAGCGCCCAGACCAGCGCATCGACCCGGTCCGGGCTGCCTTTGCCCTCATACCCCCGCGCCGTCATCAGACACATCTGATCCTCCAATGCATCCAACCCCGGCAAATGGCTCACCCGCCCCTGCTCATAAAGCGCCGCCACCGGCTCTGCCCGCGCGACCTTGCCCCGCGCCGCATGCACCGTCTTAAGCGACACCAGCGGATCAACTTGCCGCAGCACCTCGGAAACCAACTGCCCCCCTTGGTTCACCTCGGCCACCAAACGGTCCGCCCCGTAGCGCGTCATCGCCGCAATCGCCGCCTGCGCCCAGCCATTGGGCGTGGCCCCCTGCACCGTGCAATCGGCCAAGACCACCGCCCGCCAATCTTGCGGCGACCCCTTGGTCTGCGCGCCCACCGCAACGATCCCACATTCATCCGAGCCCGCCCCACTTGTCGTTGCCGGGTCCAAACCCACCACGATCCGGTCCAGATCCGGCACCTCTCGCACCCGCCCCGCCTCCAACAAAGCAGACGTCCACAGCGCCCCCTCTGCATCCGCCAGCAAAACCCCATCCAACTCCTGCCGCCCCAACCGCGTCCCGCGATAGCGCGCCCGCACTTCTTCAAGGAAAGACCCTGCCAAGTTCGCCGCATTCGCTTCGGTCGGCGCATGGGTCGTCACCGTCGAGGGCGATTTCAACAACGCCTTCAACACATCCACATTGCGCGGCGTCGTCGTCACACAGACCTGAGGCCGCTCGCCCAAGCGCAGCGCAAACTGCAACTGGTCCCAAGCCTCCTGCCCGCGCTTCCATTTCGCCAGTTCATCCACCCAAGCCGCATCAAACTGCGGCCCCCGCAGCCCTTCGGGATCATGCGCCGTATGCACCGTGGCAATCGACCCATTGGGCCAAACCAACCGCTTGCGCGTCGCCTCCCAATCGGGCCTCCGATCCGGTGGGCTACAGGCCAGTATCCCGCTGTCGCCAAAAATCATCACCTCGCGCACCTGCTCAATGGTCTCCCCCACCAGCGCCACGCGGCTACACGCCCCCGCATCCAACGGACGGCTCCCCTCAACCTTGCTACGCACCCATTCCGCCCCGGCGCGGGTCTTGCCCGCACCGCGCCCGCCCATGATCACCCATGTTCGCCAATCCCCCTCAGGCGGCAGCTGATGGTCCAAAGCCCAGAACTCGAACAAAAAAGGGAGAGCCAGAAGCTCTCCCTCATCTAGGTCATTCAGAAACTGCGCCTGGGTCTGAGCATCGGCGCAGGCGATCCAGCTTGCACCCGATGTCAGCCCGCGCCTTGTCCATGTCGAGGGCATAGCCCCCGCGCGCGATTCCAGTTTGTCGGTTTCGACAGTCATTCAGCGTGTTCTCCGCTTTCAGGCAATGCGCCAGCAGTCCCGCCACTTTGGACGTATTGCTGGACACCGCAGTTTCCTTGAGTTCCCCCCCGGACCGGGTCTGTTCCGTCAGACCTTCGATTTCCCGACGCAGCGCGCCGATTGCTTCTTGAAGACCGCGCAGAATTTCCGCGCTGTCTTCCGTCTCTTGCTCCGGGGTAATGATCGTCATCGCTTTACCTCTTGTTGGTTATCCCCAACCGAGCAGACACAAAAAAACGACCACCGGGTCACCCCGGGGCCGTTCGCCCATGTCCTCTAGCGTGTCACAAGTCCTACGTTAGACCGTGCGCAAAGTCAAGAAAAACTGTGTTAACAATACCTTACGCCATCGCGCGGAGAGCCCCGTCGGCAAGCAAAAACCCCGCTGTCTCCAGCGGGGTTTCTAGTCGTTTCAGTTACCACCTGTCGAGGCATTCCCGGCCGCTTCTGCGCCGCGCTCCGCCTCGATCTGACGCCAACGCGCCACGTTGCGGTTATGCTCATCCAAGGTCTCAGCAAAAGCGTGCCCCCCGGTGCCATCGGCAACGAAGAAGACGAAATCCGTCTCCGCCGGTTGCGCCGCGGCCATCAGGCTCGCGCGGCCCGGATTTGCAATCGGGGTCGGCGGCAGACCGTCGATCACATAGGTGTTCCACGGCGTTTCTGCCCGCAGTTCCGAACGACGCAGCCCGCGGCCCAGCACGCCCTTGCCCTCAGTCACACCATAGATCACCGTCGGATCCGTTTGCAAACGCATGCCTTGGTTCAGACGGTTCACGAAAACGCTCGCCACCTGCTCCCGCTCTGCCGCCACACCGGTTTCTTTTTCGATGATCGAGGCAAGGATCAGGAGTTCCTCCGGCGTCTCAATGGGCAGATCAGGGTCGCGCGCTTCAAAAGCCTGCGCCAACAGCACCTGCTGCGCTGCCGTCATCCGCGCGATCACCTCGGCGCGGTCATCACCGGGACGCACTTCATAACTGTCTGGCGCAAGGCTGCCCTCAGCGGGGAGGTCTTCAACCTCACCGGTCAATTGCTCGACCTGTTTCAGCGCTTCGACAACCTGCCAGCTTGTCACGCCCTCGGCCAATGCCACCCGAAACCGCGTGTCGTTCTTGCTAGAGATTCCGGAGTATGCCTCAGGGGTCTCTTCCTCACCCGGCGTGAACTCCGCGCGCTCAACAAACCGGCTTGTCACCGGGTCCAACTCGCGGACCTGCACGCTTACGCGGTTCACGCCCACGCGGTACACAACCTCGGTGCCGCAGGTGCTGGCCCCGCCTTGGGTCACGATATCCACGATCCCCTGCATCGACGTGCCGGGTTGCACAAGAAAACTGCCCGCTTTCAGGCTGCTCGACTTCTCCTCGTAATCCGCGCCCATGCGAAAGAGCGCGGGCGAAGAGACCGCGCCCTGTTCCTCAAGGCTCTGGCTGACCTGCCGCATGTTCGAGCCGCGCTCGACCTGCACACAGATCGCCTGCTCCAATGGCCCTTCGGAGACATAGGTCGTCTTGCCCCAGAGGATGATCCCCCCAAGCAGAAACAGGCCGACCAACAGAAACGTCACGGCGTTAGAAGCGATATGGCGCCACATTTAGCGGACTTTCCCGAACAGTACCGATGCGTTTGTGCCGCCAAAGCCGAACGAATTGCTCAACGCCACGTCGATCTTGCGCTCGACCTTTTTGTTCGGTGCCAGATCAATTGGAGTCTCAACCGCTGGGTTATCAAGGTTGATCGTCGGCGGCGCCACCTGATCGCGGATCGCGAGCATGCAGAAGATCGCCTCGATCGCGCCAGCAGCCCCCAAGAGGTGCCCGGTCGCGGATTTGGTCGAAGACATGGTCACTTTGCCCGCCGCATCGCCCATCAGACGCTCGACCGCGCCCAATTCGATGGTATCGGCCATGGTCGAGGTGCCATGCGCGTTGATGTAATCGACATCCTTCGGCTCAAGCCCAGCATTCTTCAGTGCGGCCCGCATGGAGCGTTCGCCACCTTCGCCGTCTTCCGACGGTGCCGTGATGTGATGCGCGTCG
It encodes:
- a CDS encoding phage major capsid protein translates to MTKSEMSTKAGADLSPAEEVRQAVSGFVSDFNGFRAEINTKLQQSEERIAMMDRKMTLPARSPLGGAIEQDAPHKKAFDAYLRNGDDDGLRGLELDGKSMSTAVNSDGGYLVDPQTSERVQSVLNSGASIRAIAAVVQVEATSYDVLVDHADVGAGWATESGGQAETDTPQIDRITVPLHELSALPKASQRLLDDSAFDIEGWLAGRIADKFARAEAAAFVSGDGIDKPTGFLSHPAVDNDVWSWGNLGYVPSGTNANPEADAIIELVYALGAAYRKNAVFVMNSKTTAKVRKLKDTDGRFLWSDGLAAGEPARLMGYPVLVAEDMPDPATDAMAIAFGDFSAGYTVAERPDLRILRDPFSAKPHVLFYATKRVGGDVSDFAAIKLMKFGLA
- a CDS encoding DUF2460 domain-containing protein translates to MQFHDVRFPPSLSFGSVGGPQRQTDVVTLANGHEERNTPWAHSRRVYDAGLGMRSIDDLQLLIAFFEARLGQMYGFRWKDWADYKTGKTALSVAFDDQSLGYGDGVRAAFQLTKTYRSGAHSYRRPITKPVAGTVRVGVEQDELREGVEYEVDASTGIVTFAHPPDPEMEIFAGFEFDVPVRFDTDRILISVESFQAGQVPDVPVIEVRV
- a CDS encoding head-tail connector protein; this encodes MMLIEETNVPDAVLPVEAFRMHLRLGSGFGQDGLQDPVLRSFLRAAIAAVEARTGKVLITRRFALSLTFWRDAAAQVLPVAPVQEVARVALVARDGAETLVDPDRYWLERDAQAPRLRASTAALPRIPSAGAALISFDAGMAADWAGLPDDLAQGVMLLAAHYYEYRDDTALGEGCMPFGVSSLIERYRRVRVGFGGAA
- a CDS encoding HK97 family phage prohead protease, which produces MGYPIINSGALPENEEGLCAGAALEHKFARFGTVAEVEGGLEISGYASLFGAVDQGGDVVEAGAYAASLAQVTKAGRSVKMLWQHDPAQPIGVWDEVHEDGRGLWVKGRILSSVAKGREAAALIEAGAIDGLSIGYRTVKAGKNTKGQRLLTELELWEVSLVTFPMLPSARVGAKGDFKAVGDVLRDMAAAFDAARRDMARG
- the mltG gene encoding endolytic transglycosylase MltG produces the protein MWRHIASNAVTFLLVGLFLLGGIILWGKTTYVSEGPLEQAICVQVERGSNMRQVSQSLEEQGAVSSPALFRMGADYEEKSSSLKAGSFLVQPGTSMQGIVDIVTQGGASTCGTEVVYRVGVNRVSVQVRELDPVTSRFVERAEFTPGEEETPEAYSGISSKNDTRFRVALAEGVTSWQVVEALKQVEQLTGEVEDLPAEGSLAPDSYEVRPGDDRAEVIARMTAAQQVLLAQAFEARDPDLPIETPEELLILASIIEKETGVAAEREQVASVFVNRLNQGMRLQTDPTVIYGVTEGKGVLGRGLRRSELRAETPWNTYVIDGLPPTPIANPGRASLMAAAQPAETDFVFFVADGTGGHAFAETLDEHNRNVARWRQIEAERGAEAAGNASTGGN
- a CDS encoding phage portal protein, with the translated sequence MVFDFLRRGAAETVEQKASATGPVVAYQTSGRVAWSPRDSVSLTRSGFCGNPVGFRSVKLIAEAAAALPLVVQDAARRFDEHPLMELMRRPNAGQGRAELLEALYGQMLLSGDGYVEAVGGEGGVPVELHVLRSDRMSVVPGADGWPVAYEYAVGGRKHRFDASGTVTPVCHIRNFHPQDDHYGFSPMQAAAMAMDVHNAASRWSKALLDNAARPSGAIVYRGAEGQGKLSEDQYDRLVSEMESHHQGARNAGRPMLLEGGLDWKPMGFSPSDMEFQKTKESAAREIALAFGVPPMLIGVQGDATYANYQEAHRAFYRLTVLPLATRVTAALAEWLSGYLGEAVSLKPDLDQVPALAAERDAQWSRVSAAAFLSDAEKRALLGLPAVANDA
- a CDS encoding gene transfer agent family protein, yielding MANPWRGEVSLVIDGKRHQARLTLGALAELEATLEADSLVALVERFESNRFSSRDVLALLLAGLRGGGAVMDAATLEHAQIEGGPMAAARAAAELLARAFTVHA
- a CDS encoding GTA head formation protein, RCAP_rcc01685 family, with product MMPELREIERFECAPGLRLQAHETLSAVHRENMQKRLDRIEQMMERLERRLWLTVYGVVAVILAQAVQSFLVVAP
- a CDS encoding DNA-packaging protein, which produces MDHQLPPEGDWRTWVIMGGRGAGKTRAGAEWVRSKVEGSRPLDAGACSRVALVGETIEQVREVMIFGDSGILACSPPDRRPDWEATRKRLVWPNGSIATVHTAHDPEGLRGPQFDAAWVDELAKWKRGQEAWDQLQFALRLGERPQVCVTTTPRNVDVLKALLKSPSTVTTHAPTEANAANLAGSFLEEVRARYRGTRLGRQELDGVLLADAEGALWTSALLEAGRVREVPDLDRIVVGLDPATTSGAGSDECGIVAVGAQTKGSPQDWRAVVLADCTVQGATPNGWAQAAIAAMTRYGADRLVAEVNQGGQLVSEVLRQVDPLVSLKTVHAARGKVARAEPVAALYEQGRVSHLPGLDALEDQMCLMTARGYEGKGSPDRVDALVWALHELMIEPASQWRSPGVRSL
- a CDS encoding rcc01693 family protein encodes the protein MSTAQGFDWPALLRVGLSRLRLPPEQFWALTPAELQLMLGPPSAAAPLLSEGLAALMAAYPDEMKGADDG
- a CDS encoding phage tail tape measure protein; protein product: MADFDDFENLESRADGLNETLAQTSGLVAGFGGELRRMRSALSATGKDVATLEKGLSRGLRRAFDGVVFDGAKLSDALSDLAQSMIRTTYNAAMRPVTDHFGGLIGEGVGSVVEGILPFANGAPFSQGKVMPFAQGGVVTSVTAFPMRGGTGLMGEAGPEAIMPLTRGPDGKLGVRGNGGGATTIVMNITTPDVQGFQRSQSQIAAQLSRALSSGNRNR
- a CDS encoding DUF3168 domain-containing protein yields the protein MTYALSGALQAAVYDLLQSDPGLTAMIGDAVYDAVPGGSLPETYVLLGQEVAKDLSDPEGAGAEHRLTLSVITSAPGFSMAKGCAALICDLLHGAQPTLSRGHVVDMAFLKATARRIDGAAGRQIDLQFRARVADA
- a CDS encoding phage major tail protein, TP901-1 family, with protein sequence MAVQAGKDLLVKVDMTSDGQFETIAGLRAKRVSFNAETVDVTSLDSSGGWRELLAGAGVRSAAISGSGVFRDAGTDERARQLFFNGLTPDFQVIIPDFGVVQGPFQVSALEYAGSLNGEATFELSLQSAGELVFTPDVVV
- a CDS encoding head-tail adaptor protein; this encodes MSRPHLNRPLALEAPERVSDGAGGHTEVWQTLGTLWAEVRARTGRETTAGGVAVSRMGLKITVRAAPQGAPDRPTPDQRFREGTRVFVIRAVAEGDAGGRYLTCFADEEVAV